The following are from one region of the Girardinichthys multiradiatus isolate DD_20200921_A chromosome 9, DD_fGirMul_XY1, whole genome shotgun sequence genome:
- the ndufa7 gene encoding NADH dehydrogenase [ubiquinone] 1 alpha subcomplex subunit 7 — MATATKIVQRLRNFLAGRDLQAKLQLRYDEIAKRTQPPPTLPVGPSHKFASNYYYTRDGRRESVPATVVMSSQKALTAGSEVAKTTRAPVTPGSVYEPPPLSTDQPYL, encoded by the exons ATGGCTACTGCTACTAAAATCGTCCAAAGGCTTCGAAATTTCCTGGCGGGG CGTGATCTGCAAGCCAAGCTGCAGCTGCGTTATGACGAGATAGCAAAGAG GACCCAGCCACCACCTACACTGCCCGTTGGCCCGAGTCACAAGTTTGCAAGCAACTACTATTACACTCGAGACGGCCGCAGAGAGTCGGTACCGGCCACGGTGGTGATGTCTTCGCAGAAGGCTCTTACGGCTGGGAG TGAGGTTGCTAAGACGACAAGGGCTCCTGTGACGCCAGGAAGTGTTTATGAACCACCGCCACTGTCCACAGACCAGCCGTACCTCTGA